From a single Brassica napus cultivar Da-Ae chromosome C9, Da-Ae, whole genome shotgun sequence genomic region:
- the LOC106423225 gene encoding uncharacterized protein LOC106423225, with the protein MYDGTSNPDDHIAKYKQRMLAVALPREFREATMCKGFGLTLIGPALQWYINLPIRSISLFATLSDGFVEQFASSWNLEKTSDSLYEILQHRAEPFRDYIARFNQEKTYYPELGAKVKWEEDVASRARTQQKQATRQDRSDRDERSSQKPMKDQGGRNRDRNMSRPVERAEGMSVSTWLDISNLSVSQPEIINALRQIGQQVKWPPKMRAPDSFRNPDLWCEFHRDHGHKTEDCVALKIEVNKLLQKGYLREFLSEKAKNLLSKETPRKSAETKPASPPRQDRLIHVISGGSEISGISHAAAKKSTRNAKLGLETSKSNRLLLGSDEISFTAKEQEKVLAPHHDALVVSLTIANCLVRRIRAKLVSSSRFGPERATARRYHLHMLSDTSAPRKLRLNKEYQEAR; encoded by the exons ATGTATGACGGCACCAGCAACCCAGATGACCACATCGCTAAGTATAAACAAAGGATGCTAGCTGTAGCACTCCCAAGGGAGTTCCGCGAGGCCACCATGTGCAAAGGATTCGGCTTAACTCTGATTGGACCAGCGTTGCAATGGTACATTAATCTACCCATCAGATCTATATCTTTGTTCGCAACTCTCAGCGATGGGTTTGTGGAGCAGTTCGCAAGTAGCTGGAACCTGGAGAAAACCTCGGATAGCCTCTATGAAATCCTCCAGCATCGGGCCGAACCGTTTCGCGATTACATAGCTCGCTTCAATCAGGAAAAG ACGTATTATCCCGAGCTTGGGGCCAAGGTAAAATGGGAGGAAGACGTCGCAAGCCGTGCTAGGACTCAGCAGAAACAAGCAACCAGGCAAGACCGGAGTGATCGAGACGAGAGGTCCTCCCAGAAACCCATGAAAGACCAAGGCGGCAGGAACCGGGACAGGAACATGAGTCGTCCAGTCGAGAGAGCGGAAGGGATGTCGGTGTCTACCTGGCTAGATATCTCAAACTTGTCTGTATCCCAACCAGAGATAATCAACGCCCTAAGGCAGATTGGTCAACAGGTTAAATGGCCCCCGAAGATGAGGGCACCCGATTCCTTCCGGAACCCCGACCTCTGGTGTGAGTTCCATCGTGACCATGGTCACAAGACAGAGGATTGCGTCGCACTGAAGATCGAAGTCAACAAACTACTCCAGAAGGGATACCTTCGGGAGTTCCTCTCAGAAAAGGCGAAGAACCTCCTAAGCAAGGAGACACCCAGGAAATCTGCTGAAACCAAGCCCGCGTCACCACCTCGACAGGACCGACTGATCCATGTCATATCCGGAGGTTCGGAGATAAGCGGCATAAGCCATGCAGCCGCAAAGAAGAGCACTCGAAACGCCAAGCTTGGCCTGGAGACGTCCAAATCAAATCGGCTACTATTGGGATCAGACGAAATAAGCTTCACTGCAAAGGAACAAGAGAAGGTCTTAGCTCCCCACCATGACGCTCTAGTGGTATCGCTTACCATAGCAAACTGCTTGGTAAGGAGGATCCGCGCTAAACTCGTAAGCTCCAGCAGGTTCGGCCCAGAGAGGGCGACGGCCCGCAGATATCATCTCCACATGTTGTCAGATACCTCGGCACCCCGGAAACTCCGGCTAAATAAGGAGTACCAAGAAGCAAGATGA